The genomic stretch GGTGACGATCAGCGAGGCGTTCTGGCCGCCGAAGCCGAAGCCGTTGACCTGGACCACGTTGACTGGCCCCTCCGAGGGCCGGCGCGTGACCACCTCGAATTCGGCCTCGGGGTCGACCTCGGTGGTGCCGGCGGTGGGCACGAAGGCGTCGATTTCCATGCTTCTGAGCGCCGCCATCAAATTCATGGCCCCGGCCGCCGAGACGGTATGGCCGACGTGGCCCTTGACGGACGCCACGCGCAGCGTGGTGTCGCGTTCCTGGTGCAGGCTGTTGATGGCGCGGATCTCGGCCGTGTCGCCGACCGTCGTGGCGGTGCCGTGGGCCACCACGCCGTCGACCTCTGCAGCGCCGCCGCGGAGGCCGGCGTCCTTGATGGCCATGGCCATGGTCATGGCCTCGTATTTGCCGTCGGGCTCGGGCGAGGAGGGGTGGGTGCCATCGGCCATCTGGCCGTAGCCGCGGATGTAGCCGTGCACCCGGGCGCCGCGCTGGGCGGCGTGTTCGGCGCTTTCCAAAATCACCACGCCGGCGCCCTCGCCGCCCATGATGCCGTTACGCTTGATGTCGAAGGGCAGACAAGCGAGCTTGGGATCGGGCTGGCGCGTGTACATGCCGTAAAGCCCGGCCGACAGCGT from Alphaproteobacteria bacterium encodes the following:
- a CDS encoding beta-ketoacyl-[acyl-carrier-protein] synthase family protein, yielding MEPVAITGLGVISSIGQDVETFCDNLMAAKAAVGPTPWNNEAGMENVWISLVEGFQPLDWMDERVAAGSDPFAQYMIAAAVQAVEASGIEEFDPFRTGVVMGTCQSGAESLCDAQRSYDERGADGVPRKLQIMAWPNMAAGQISLRWGLHGPLLTVSTACASSVDAMGLAARMINAGQADVIIAGGGDSARSLIITLSAGLYGMYTRQPDPKLACLPFDIKRNGIMGGEGAGVVILESAEHAAQRGARVHGYIRGYGQMADGTHPSSPEPDGKYEAMTMAMAIKDAGLRGGAAEVDGVVAHGTATTVGDTAEIRAINSLHQERDTTLRVASVKGHVGHTVSAAGAMNLMAALRSMEIDAFVPTAGTTEVDPEAEFEVVTRRPSEGPVNVVQVNGFGFGGQNASLIVTRA